NNNNNNNNNNNNNNNNNNNNNNNNNNNNNNNNNNNNNNNNNNNNNNNNNNNNNNNNNNNNNNNNNNNNNNNNNNNNNNNNNNNNNNNNNNNNNNNNNNNNNNNNNNNNNNNNNNNNNNNNNNNNNNNNNNNNNNNNNNNNNNNNNNNNNNNNNNNNNNNNNNNNNNNNNNNNNNNNNNNNNNNNNNNNNNNNNNNNNNNNNNNNNNNNNNNNNNNNNNNNNNNNNNNNNNNNNNNNNNNNNNNNNNNNNNNNNNNNNNNNNNNNNNNNNNNNNNNNNNNTAcgactctgtgtctgtgtatggctctgtgtctgtgtgtggctctgtgtctgtgtgtggctctgtgtctgtgcgtggctctgtgtctgtgtatggctgtgtgtctgtgcgtggctctgtgtctgtgtatgaccCTGCGTATAGCTCTGTGTCTATGTGTTAACAATGCTTCATTAATTCTATTTCGCTCTGGGGAGCTCTTGCCACAGCGGTAATGTGAACAAACAGGTAATCCAAAGACCCAAATGAAGGCTTCACTCAGGAAGATGGTGTTAAATCCCACATCCTTGTGGTGAAAATCAAATTCATGTACGTGGAATGAAATTACTCTCAGTAACCATGACAACTATAACCCATTGctgtaaaaacaccatctggttcacaataccctttagggaaggatatctgctgctgttacccggtctggcctacacgtgactccagacccacagtgacgtGGTGGGCTCTTCGGTAGAACTGTCCTGCTCGGTTTAGCAAGTGATTGGTGAATCTGAGAGGTTTACATGACTGACTAAAAACACTCTTTGTACTTCCCCACCTCCACCAGTCTTGCTCAGTCAGTCCACTGTGAGCTGCCTGCGTTTCTGAGGACAGGGAAGTCTGGGACTTCCTTTAAAACAGAAAGGCCCAGGGAACTTCCCATTTCACCTGATCGTGTCAGGAGACCAAAGTCGTCTGGGGGATTTTCCAGCCCTTCTGACCAGAACAAGAATTTCACATTGGGACAGTGCCATTACGATGGCCCTCAAAGTCGAACAGCCAGCCAAAAAGTCATAAAGCATAAaaagacccttccatccaattcGTCTGTGcctcccagatatcctaaattaatctagtcccatttgccagcatttggcccatatccctccaaacccttcgtattcatatacccatgcagatgccttttaaagtttcctcccacagtccaaaaatgtgcaggtcagggtgaattggccatgctaaactgcccatagtgttaggtgaaggggtaaatgtaggggaatgggtctgggtgggttatgcttcggcgggtcggtgtggacttgttgggccaaagggcctgtttccacattgtaagtatctaaatcctgtaattgtaccagtctccaccacttcctatggcagctcattccatacatgtaccaccaccctctgcgtgaaaatatagtccttaggtcccttttaaatctttcccctctcatcctaaacgtGTGCCCTCTAGctatggactcccctaccctggggaaaagatcttgtctatttatccgaaccatgcccttcatggttttataaacctctataaggtcatctctcagcctccgactctccagggaaaacagccccagcctattcagcctctccctatggctcaaattctccaaccctggcaacatccttgtaacagATGCATTCTGCGACTCAGATCCTCTAACCGCTGTGAATCCCAGCcggaaaagagagggagagaactgTTGCAGAAGCATCTCAGGTTTCAAAAGCAGGGAGGAAGTATTTTGGCTTTCAGATGCCACATCGTGGTGCTGCTCAGTGGAAGGGATGGAGGTTTCGGTAGATCTCCAAGGTAGACAGCTCACCTGAGAGTTGCACCACAGCGCTGCCAAGTGGCCACAGCCTACAATGACCGTGACTGTTGACGTTGCAAAATTCAATGGGAAATGTCGGCCTGTAGGGGGAAGGAACAGCCCCTTGGGTTCACATTTCCATTCAGTAAGAACTAATCGTGGCCTTGAACCCACTGTTAAGCCCAACCCCTGCTAACCTTGGGCTCCCTTGTTAGTTGACAATTTCTCCATGACGGTGAGTGTAATGGTGTCCTCTGATACTGTGACAGGAGAAACAGCCAtaaataagacacaggagcagatcgaggccgttcagcccatcgagtctgctccgccattcaatgagatctgatcattaactctgcattctccctTTAACTCCCATAATCCTTTGTCcgttacagattaaaaatctgtctcagcttcgaacatacttaatgacccagcctggGTGGTAAAGAATTGCGCAGACTcgctcccctctgagagaagaaagtcctcctcatctctgtcttcactgGCCGACccattattctgagacaatgccttGGGGTCCCAGCTGCAGCTGAAAGGCAGGATTTATTCATCGTTCTGAAAAGGGAACTTAAGAGATCTCAGGCAGATTTCTCTGCCTCTTTGACTCTCACCAGTTCAATACATGTTGAAGCTCccaacagaatccctacaatatggaaacatgtCACAAGTCCATACCATGCCTCCGAAGAGTAgactcaactcccctcccaccacctatTCCGGTAACCCTGCGTTTCACATGGCTAACACCCCCCCAATCTGCACGCCcccggggcaatttagcaaggccgaTCCatcctgacctgtacatctttgtattgtgggaggaagcccacgcagacacggggttaatgtgcaaactccacacagtcagttgcccgaggctggaattgaacccgggtcccttcgAGCTGCAGAGTATCTAAAGATATTTTCTTCAGCAGGAAGCTCAGAAACCAGAACCATGTGCGAGCACTTCAAGAATACCAGCAATATGAAGATACACATCAGAACACTTCTGGATTCGGTGGGTATCtctgtcatccttttattccttcagattctccttgccttcccaaacatctcagactattcagcccactgCCAcctggtcatagagatgtacagcacggaaacagacccttcagcccaacctgtccatgatgaccagatatcctaatctagtcccatttgccagcacttggcccatatccctctaaacccttgctattcatagacccatccaaatgccttttaaatgttgtaattgtaccagcctccaccacttcctctggcagctcattctccacacgcaccaccctctgcgtgaaaacgttgtccctcaggtcccttttaaatctctctcctctcaccttcaacctatgccctctaattttataCTCCTTTACCCTGTgtaaaacaccttggctattcaccttatctctgccccttgTGGGTTTATGAACCCCGaaaagttcacccctcagcctccacattCTAGGGAAAAACAGTCCTTATCTCTGCCCCAAAGCTACAGCAAgatctaaacaaaaaaaattaaactcagAATTCTGAAATATTGCTACATTTGATTATTATTTTTGCTTTCCTGTATGTGAACAGAAGGGCTGGTTCCCCTTCTCCTGCAGAATGAAAACATAAACATAACGCAAAATTACTTTGCATCATAAGCTGAACTCATCTAATGTGTACCAATTTAACTTTAACCCTCAGTACACAATTTTATTACCTTGTTATTTTTATGAATAGAATGAGGGAGATGTTGTTATTTGGACCATTCAAGAAAAAGTTCCATTTTAAGATTTTTGATAGATAACTGCCTGTAGTCATCAGCCACAAATTTTTCATTAAACCTGCTCAGAACGAGGATAGCGTTTGGAGGCAAACTAAGACTGATCATTGGGATTTCTGGTTTCGAATACTCATTCCACTGTACGTGACTCCTTCTCTACTTGGGCTCCGTGAGTAACCCTTCTGCCGCAGATATCAGTTCAAGACCTACTTCAGAAACTCGGGTTGGTGTGGTGGGAGTGCAGTCCTTCTGGATAGACCCTTACCCTGTGGTTCCTGAATGCGCTCTCACATGGATGTAAAATACTCCACGGACACTACTGAACAAGGGTGGGGCagttccacccccccccccccccgtgactTATTTGGCACATGGATTAGAATTAGGAGctgggaataggccatttgactgAACAGACTGTACCCtacattccactttcctgccttgagTCCCTCGAGAAGCCATGTCTCCCTTGTCAATCAATAATCCACCTAACTCAGCCTTGACTATATTCAATATCCCAGCCTCTTCAacttcctccagcccctacacccctccctatctctgtaaccccctccagcccctccctatctctgtaaccccctccagcccctacacctctccctatctctgtaacctcctccagccccgaCACCCTTCACTATGTCATAACCTCCTCCAACCCCTACACCCCTTCGTACCTCTGTCACCTCCTCTTTCCCCGACACCCTGCGAGATGTCTGCACTTGACTCTCCATGCCAGCCTCTCGGGCAGCTTCCGACATCTATCATTTTGCCATCAGGCGGCAgtgtcttcagttgcctaggcctcaggctctggaattccctcataAAGCTGCTCACCTCCCTCTTTGACCAAGTCTTTGGGTCCACGGTCCTTAATATCCCCCGTCGTGCGGCTCAGGGTCAGAGTTGGGTTGACTTACGTGtctttgaaaaataccttgggATAATTCACTGTGTTCAAGGTGCCGTATAAATGCAGGATGCTGTCTGTGAGAAAGCAGAGGCTATATCTCTGGTGAAGAAGCTTCTAAGAGTTTCTTTTGACTTCACCAGGGTATCTACATCTTCAGCTGCCCCTACTGTGAGCAGAGATGGCCTTGGCAAGATCTACGCAGACTGGAACTCTTCCCTGAGATCGATCAGAAGCTCTTTGAGGTGAAGATCTCTCGACTGACTGAGAGTGACACCAGATATTACAAAAAGGTACAAATTGAAAGCCAAACTCTGTAAGAATTTAgcgagatttgagaagatttgtagctcaggttgaagttctggatgtaggtttgctcgctgtgctggaaggttcattttcagacatttcgtcaccctactaggtaacatcttcagcgagcctccggatgaagtactggtggtgtagcccgctttctaattataccataggaaatgatgtcaccacaggaaatgacaccaccaaccctaGGCAACTCAAACataatagaaagcaggccattaaaccagtgcttcgtccagaggctcactgaagatggtgacgaaatgtctgaaaatgaaccttccagctcagcgagcaaacctacatctgtaAGGATTTGTCACATCTTGCCATGTCTCAATCAATCCAAGGGTGAAGGCAGGTAGTCGTGATCGGAGCTGATTCAGACAGGTCCGGGCCTTTGGATTCATAGGAAGTTACAATAAAAAGAACTGAAAGGCGAGATTTGGGATCAAATGTTTCCGTCTTGTATTCACCAGGACaaatcacaagaataccaaatttccaACAGTCACAATTTAGACTTCAGGTGAAAAGGGGTGCtgatgggtcaggaagttgactCTGATTCGATATCGCCGAGGAGAAAGCAATGGAGAACTCTGGGTAAATCAGAAAAGGCGCAGGGATTGAAAATGTTTAGTTTGTTTGCAGAGAATAGGTCACCTGTGTCTGAATTGCCACCACCAACTGTGAACTCAGTTGATTGATCTCAaaatttgttgtgtttttttggggggggttgGGGTGGTGTTTCTGGCACATTCCAGATTGTTCAGCGAGCGGCCGTCCAActgtaaaatcacacaacatcctgGTTGTTGGTTAGTTCATACAGCAACGGACGCTCAGAGGAACATGCTGTTTGATCCGACCAGCGAGAGGTTGTAACATGCGCCCCTTTGCAGCACACgactgggccattcggcccaactggtATTTCTGTTCCACACCCAGCTCCTCTTGGCAAAGCCGTGCTGACTTAGCCCCATTACAACAATCTCACAGGCTTTAAAATCTCACAAACAACcaaggttaggttaattggtctATAGCttcctgtctccctccctccctccattctTCAACAAGGGTGTGACATGGGCCATTTTCCAGTCTcatgggaccctccctgactccagggatttctgaaagatcatcaccaatgtctccacaatctcctcagctatctccttcagtccATCTGAtccgggtgatttatccaccttttggcTTCCCCAGCACcatctccttggtgatggccgcTACACTCGGCTCTGCCGCCTGACTCTCTTGGAGTTCTGGTAAGCTGTTGGTGTCTCccacactgatgtaaagtatctattcagttcctctatttctttgttctccatgaCTGACACCCCCAGCTTCATTTTCCACTCTCTTGCCTCTCTGTTACCTTTTAGATAATCTAAACAAATCTTCTTTTATGTTACTAACTAGCTTGGCTTCACATTTCATCATGTCcccttattgttttttttaagttatcctcggctggtttttaaaggcttccccaCTAATCTCTTCACCACATTGTAAAGGTCCAATGAAAAAgcaacaatgtggaagcaggccattcagcccaatgtgtccacactgactctctgaagagcatcccacacagattcACTCCCTATCCCtttagccctgcatttcccatgtctaacccatctagcctgcacagttccagacactatggggcagttaagcatggccaaaccactctaacctgcacacctttggactctgGGTGAACTTGGTACAGTTGGCCAATTTTGCTtgtgccctgatgaagggcttttgcctgaaacgtcgattctcctgctcctcagatgctgcctgacctgctgtgcttttccagcaccactctaatctagactctgatctccagcatctgcagtcctcacttttgcccaatgtTTGCTTTTggtggcagggtggcagatcttttcccaccgggaagggggggggggggggctggaacccaggcagacacagggagaatgtgcagactccgcacaggcagtcacccaaggctggaatcgaacccaggtccctggcgctgggaggcagcagtgctgagccaccatgcctcccacgGTGTGTGTGGGTTGGGAaagtacagggttacagggacagggcgggatgctcttcagaggctcggtgcagactcgatgggccaaatagcctcttcctgcactgtagagattcgatGATATCAATTGCAGGCGCACTGTCGCGGGGGGTGAAGGAGGAAGGTCACTAACGGTGCTGCTGTTGTCCTTGTTGCCAGTGTCCGAGGTGCAAATGCGTTGTGCAGAGGATGGACCTAGAGGAGCTTTTTGTGGAATGCCCAGCCTGCCCAGGGAATATGGGAAAGCCCTATCGGTTCTGCTGGGACTGCCTGAGGAGAAGGAACAGGCGTCTGGCACAAGGAGAGGCCTGCAAGAACAAGGACTGCAGCTTGGTGGCGCTGCTGCAGTCATGCCCCACCATCAGTGACCCGCTTTTGACTGTCCATGGCTGCCCTTCGATCCGGGCATGTCCCACCTGCAGAGTCCTGGTCTCCCACGGAGGGGGTTGCAAGTACGTCCGTTGCAGGAGCTGTGGCCACTCCTTCTGCTACCGGTGCTTGGAGAAACGCTCCGCCTGCCACGCTGCCAAACCCGAGTGGTACCACTTGGCTCGCTGCGCCAAGCCCAGGGCAGCCAGGCAGATGTTTCTAACCAAACGGTCAGCTCCAGCCAGTGCCAAGCAGCTCGAATCCCACCATTGACGCTCCGTAGCAGCAGTGCGCACCATCCACAAGACCCcctgcagcaactcacccagattcccctgacagcaccttccaaacccacgaccactgcTACTtagaagggcaacagatacatgggagcaccacccacctgcaagttcccccatCCCAGGTCACTCGCCATTGTTTTGATTCCATGCCTCTAAGGGATGCATTTTACCCCTTTTCTCCTGTAGAGAGTTTTGGTCACAGCGATGTCTGCTCCTGGAAGGCAGTTTGTAAATAGCTTTGGGTTTCCCGCTTCAAGGTAACTCTCCCTCTCCTTGATGTGTTGCAGACTGTAACTCAGAcctcagctcatcaactctgagccagagttcttcaAGCAAGCCACACTCAGTACAGGTGTGGTCACTATGAAACCACAATGGGCTCCAGTAGGTCCTACACCCTGTAGGCACAACACACCA
The DNA window shown above is from Chiloscyllium plagiosum isolate BGI_BamShark_2017 unplaced genomic scaffold, ASM401019v2 scaf_2196, whole genome shotgun sequence and carries:
- the LOC122547399 gene encoding E3 ubiquitin-protein ligase RNF144A-like isoform X2, coding for MEPNFACKSEDPEGSSETRTMCEHFKNTSNMKIHIRTLLDSGIYIFSCPYCEQRWPWQDLRRLELFPEIDQKLFEVKISRLTESDTRYYKKCPRCKCVVQRMDLEELFVECPACPGNMGKPYRFCWDCLRRRNRRLAQGEACKNKDCSLVALLQSCPTISDPLLTVHGCPSIRACPTCRVLVSHGGGCKYVRCRSCGHSFCYRCLEKRSACHAAKPEWYHLARCAKPRAARQMFLTKRSAPASAKQLESHH
- the LOC122547399 gene encoding uncharacterized protein DDB_G0292642-like isoform X1, translating into MEPNFACKSEDPEAGSSETRTMCEHFKNTSNMKIHIRTLLDSGIYIFSCPYCEQRWPWQDLRRLELFPEIDQKLFEVKISRLTESDTRYYKKCPRCKCVVQRMDLEELFVECPACPGNMGKPYRFCWDCLRRRNRRLAQGEACKNKDCSLVALLQSCPTISDPLLTVHGCPSIRACPTCRVLVSHGGGCKYVRCRSCGHSFCYRCLEKRSACHAAKPEWYHLARCAKPRAARQMFLTKRSAPASAKQLESHH